A portion of the Edaphobacter lichenicola genome contains these proteins:
- the deoC gene encoding deoxyribose-phosphate aldolase, with protein MNTLSITDPTPNGPEHFDAAAFAAHTLSSPQNLAAVLDHTLLKPDATRNQVLQLCHEAAEHRFACAMINPTWVPLAAAALAGTGIPVGVVIGFPLGATLSVSKREETAHVLQHGAHDIDMVLNVGLLKSGQSSDYEAIRQDIHGVVEIAHASGAIVKVILETCLLTFEEKLRAAELALSAGADFLKTSTGFSTGGATADDITLLRGIAGHHAGVKASGGIRSLADATTMLHAGASRIGASASVKIVNELAGHTAEPASAAPGY; from the coding sequence TTGAACACGTTGTCTATCACCGATCCCACTCCGAACGGCCCAGAGCACTTCGACGCCGCTGCCTTCGCCGCCCACACTCTCTCCTCACCACAAAATCTCGCCGCCGTCCTCGACCACACCCTCCTGAAGCCTGACGCGACCCGCAACCAGGTGCTTCAGCTCTGCCACGAGGCCGCCGAGCACCGCTTCGCCTGCGCCATGATCAACCCCACCTGGGTTCCCCTCGCCGCGGCTGCACTTGCCGGCACCGGAATTCCTGTCGGCGTCGTCATCGGCTTCCCCCTCGGTGCCACACTGTCCGTCTCCAAGCGCGAAGAGACCGCCCACGTGCTCCAGCACGGCGCCCACGACATCGACATGGTCCTCAACGTCGGCCTGCTGAAATCAGGCCAATCCAGCGACTATGAGGCCATCCGTCAGGACATCCACGGCGTAGTCGAGATCGCCCACGCCTCGGGCGCAATCGTCAAAGTCATCCTCGAGACCTGCCTCCTCACCTTCGAAGAAAAACTACGCGCCGCCGAACTTGCCCTCTCCGCTGGAGCCGACTTCCTCAAGACCAGCACCGGCTTCTCAACCGGTGGCGCCACCGCCGACGACATCACTCTTCTCCGAGGCATTGCCGGACACCACGCAGGCGTAAAAGCCTCCGGAGGCATCCGTTCCCTCGCCGACGCCACCACCATGCTCCACGCCGGTGCCTCCCGCATCGGAGCCAGCGCCAGCGTAAAGATCGTCAACGAACTAGCAGGCCATACCGCCGAACCGGCATCTGCAGCTCCGGGCTACTGA
- a CDS encoding UdgX family uracil-DNA binding protein (This protein belongs to the uracil DNA glycosylase superfamily, members of which act in excision repair of DNA. However, it belongs more specifically to UdgX branch, whose founding member was found to bind uracil in DNA (where it does not belong), without cleaving it, appears to promote DNA repair by a pathway involving RecA, rather than base excision.), which translates to MKRISLEPDFNTWRDAARDALRLGYRPEEIDMQDATVLNTLDLALETSDTPTGDPITTPHTSKAFLESAKFAAVHRDPQRWNLLYRILYRLQANRNLLKISVDPDISELERLESQVRRDLHKMHAFVRFRMVLEPGDPNARPIVVDESTPTEPEPHHLVLATPTPFGLSRTELPHCDPDPNATPTPSQPDTCEHFIAWYQPDHRILPLAAPFFAERFSIMRWTILTPDASVSWDPVSKQLAFAPGLPRESAPAEDELEDLWRSYYASIYNPARLNPDAMRSEMPVRYWKNLPEISLLPELITKSQSRVSAMVTTQQQQPSAQPFVPAEHNLTAIRAALPSCKGCELYKHATQVVPGKGAGHAKLILVGEQPGDQEDLQGEPFVGPAGKILDRVMNELNIDRSKIYLTNAVKHFKFVQRGKLRLHQNPRMSEISACRPWLLAELDAVHPHVILCLGASASKSLLGGTFALMKDHGKILETRYAKQVVATIHPSAVLRARDKESGEKLYNFLRDDMAMAWQAAQKPVLTSV; encoded by the coding sequence ATGAAGCGCATCTCACTTGAACCCGACTTCAACACCTGGCGTGATGCAGCACGTGATGCCTTGCGTCTTGGCTATCGCCCCGAAGAGATCGACATGCAGGACGCAACCGTGCTAAACACGCTCGACCTCGCACTCGAAACATCGGACACTCCCACAGGTGATCCGATCACCACTCCGCACACCTCCAAAGCCTTCCTCGAATCTGCAAAGTTCGCAGCCGTCCATCGCGATCCCCAACGCTGGAACCTGCTCTACCGGATCCTGTACCGGCTTCAGGCGAATCGCAATCTCCTCAAAATATCGGTCGATCCCGATATCTCGGAGCTGGAGCGCCTTGAATCACAGGTGCGCCGCGACCTGCACAAGATGCACGCCTTCGTGCGCTTTCGCATGGTGCTCGAACCCGGCGACCCCAACGCGCGTCCGATCGTAGTCGACGAATCGACCCCCACCGAACCAGAACCGCACCATCTTGTTCTCGCTACTCCCACTCCATTTGGCCTCAGCCGCACGGAGCTGCCGCACTGCGACCCAGATCCAAACGCAACACCGACTCCCTCCCAGCCTGATACCTGCGAGCACTTCATCGCCTGGTATCAGCCGGATCACCGCATCCTGCCGCTCGCCGCACCATTCTTCGCCGAACGCTTCAGCATCATGCGCTGGACGATATTGACGCCCGATGCCTCCGTCTCATGGGACCCTGTCAGCAAACAACTCGCCTTTGCTCCTGGGCTGCCGCGCGAGTCTGCACCCGCCGAAGACGAGCTGGAAGACCTCTGGCGCTCCTACTACGCGAGCATCTACAACCCAGCCCGCCTGAACCCCGACGCCATGCGCAGCGAGATGCCCGTCCGCTACTGGAAGAACCTGCCCGAGATCAGCCTGCTGCCGGAACTTATCACCAAATCTCAAAGTCGAGTCTCCGCCATGGTTACAACCCAGCAACAACAACCTTCTGCCCAACCCTTCGTTCCCGCAGAGCACAACCTCACCGCAATCCGAGCTGCACTTCCTTCATGCAAAGGCTGCGAGCTCTACAAACACGCGACGCAGGTCGTTCCTGGCAAAGGCGCCGGCCATGCGAAGCTTATCCTCGTCGGCGAACAACCCGGCGATCAGGAAGATCTACAGGGCGAGCCCTTCGTTGGTCCAGCAGGCAAAATCCTCGACCGCGTGATGAATGAGCTCAACATCGACCGCTCGAAGATCTATCTGACCAACGCGGTCAAACACTTCAAGTTCGTACAGCGCGGCAAGTTGCGCCTTCACCAGAACCCACGCATGTCGGAGATCAGCGCCTGCCGCCCGTGGCTGCTCGCAGAACTGGACGCCGTCCACCCTCACGTCATCCTCTGCCTCGGAGCTTCTGCTTCGAAGTCGTTATTAGGCGGCACGTTCGCTTTGATGAAGGACCACGGAAAGATTCTCGAAACCCGGTACGCCAAACAGGTTGTCGCTACGATCCATCCCAGCGCGGTTCTCCGGGCTCGCGACAAGGAGTCCGGGGAAAAGCTTTACAACTTCCTGCGCGACGACATGGCCATGGCCTGGCAGGCGGCGCAAAAGCCAGTCTTAACCTCGGTATGA